Proteins from a genomic interval of Niabella soli DSM 19437:
- a CDS encoding peptide MFS transporter — protein MNNNVTVPSSPKHPKGLAVLFATEMWERFNYYGMRAILVLYMTKALFFDKAFASNLYGSYTSLSYLTPLIGGYIADRYWGNRRSIITGGLVMAIGEFILFICASVYSTQPQLSTFLFFTGLGVMIAGNGFFKPNISSLVGQLYPKGDRRIDAAYTIFYMGINVGGALGPFVCGMVGDTGNPADFKWSFLCAGIGMLISVAIQKAFHHKYVVAPDSGKVLGLTPENTPRRVIAPLFIILGMVAFAVITTGALYADAKVFSYLTYLLAAAALFIAFIVFSDKTLNKIEKQRIGVIFIVSFFVIFFWSAYEQAGASLTFFAEEQTQRNLGFWTVPASLFQSLNSIFIICFAPVLAWLWIKLGKREPSSPAKMAGGLFFLALGYLWIAFGVKGVAPGIKVSMIWLTGMYALHTVGELFLSPIGLSLVNKLAPLKFASLLMAVWFLANAAANKLAGVLSSLYPDNGRITNFLGYHMSDMYDFFMLFVIMAGVASLILFLISRKLSKLMEGA, from the coding sequence ATGAATAACAACGTGACCGTTCCTTCCTCCCCAAAGCACCCAAAGGGGCTTGCTGTATTATTTGCAACTGAAATGTGGGAACGGTTTAACTACTATGGCATGCGTGCCATCCTGGTATTATATATGACCAAGGCGCTGTTCTTTGATAAGGCCTTCGCCTCAAATCTATACGGAAGCTATACCAGCCTTTCTTACCTGACGCCCCTGATCGGCGGCTATATAGCAGACCGGTATTGGGGAAACCGCCGCTCCATTATTACCGGCGGCCTTGTGATGGCCATTGGAGAGTTTATATTATTTATCTGTGCGTCTGTATATTCCACACAACCCCAGCTATCAACATTTTTATTTTTTACCGGGCTGGGCGTTATGATCGCCGGAAACGGATTTTTTAAACCAAATATTTCTTCGCTGGTAGGTCAGTTATACCCCAAAGGAGACCGGCGGATTGATGCGGCCTATACCATATTTTATATGGGCATTAACGTAGGGGGAGCCCTCGGGCCATTTGTTTGTGGCATGGTTGGGGATACGGGTAATCCGGCTGACTTTAAATGGTCGTTCCTGTGTGCAGGCATCGGCATGTTGATCAGCGTAGCGATTCAAAAGGCATTTCATCATAAATATGTAGTAGCCCCTGACTCGGGCAAAGTACTGGGGCTTACGCCCGAGAATACTCCCCGCAGGGTTATCGCCCCCCTGTTTATTATTCTGGGCATGGTTGCCTTTGCGGTTATCACAACCGGCGCTTTATACGCCGATGCCAAAGTTTTCAGCTATCTTACCTACCTGCTGGCCGCCGCCGCTTTGTTTATTGCTTTTATTGTCTTCTCTGATAAAACGCTTAACAAAATTGAAAAGCAGCGCATTGGTGTAATATTTATTGTATCCTTTTTTGTTATCTTTTTCTGGAGCGCTTACGAACAGGCAGGCGCTTCCTTAACCTTTTTTGCCGAAGAGCAAACCCAGCGTAACCTGGGGTTCTGGACGGTTCCGGCAAGCCTTTTTCAATCCCTGAACTCCATTTTTATTATATGTTTTGCGCCTGTCCTGGCCTGGCTGTGGATAAAACTGGGCAAGCGGGAGCCTTCCTCTCCGGCAAAAATGGCCGGGGGCCTGTTCTTTCTTGCGTTAGGATATTTGTGGATCGCCTTTGGCGTAAAAGGTGTTGCGCCCGGAATAAAAGTAAGTATGATCTGGCTAACCGGGATGTACGCACTGCATACCGTTGGAGAACTTTTCCTTTCCCCAATTGGCTTATCCCTTGTAAACAAACTGGCGCCGCTCAAATTTGCCTCATTGTTGATGGCCGTTTGGTTTTTAGCAAATGCAGCGGCCAATAAACTTGCCGGTGTACTAAGTTCCTTATACCCGGATAATGGGAGAATTACTAATTTTCTGGGCTATCATATGAGCGACATGTATGACTTTTTCATGTTATTTGTTATTATGGCCGGCGTCGCTTCACTGATTTTATTTTTAATCTCCAGGAAACTGAGTAAGTTAATGGAAGGTGCATAA
- a CDS encoding OPT family oligopeptide transporter has protein sequence MSEKSSFKPFVPDEARMAEFTLKSVLTGAAFGIIFGAATVYLALKAGLTVSASIPIAVIAITLGRKFLKTTILENNIIQTTGSAGESIASGVVFTLPGFLFLSDGSGAQFFNYMTILTLAIIGGILGTLMMIPLRRSLIVNEHKTLPYPEGTACADVLKAGEKGGDFAKTAFWGLGFAFVYAVLQKIVHVIAETPSFITKQTNKFFPSARVSGEITPEYLGVGYIIGPRIAGVLVAGGVLAWLVLIPLLSSVVSPELIAAQQVKLGYLTNIGAAGGKGGWDPAAKTFGDFSSAIYYAYIRQIGAGAVAAGGFITLLKTIPTIIASFKGSLGSIKGGAAAETTVKRTERDLSMKVVGFGSLALVLLIALLPQIPGNTIFQKLLIGILVVIFGAFFVTVSSRIVGLIGSSNNPVSGMTIATLMGTCLIFIAVGWSGKAYEPMALVVGGLICIAAANAGATSQDLKTGYIIGATPKYQQIALFVGVVVASIVIGFTVNFLDKPTAAMVAKGITGHAIGSEAYPAPQGTLMATLARGILSFNLDWQFVLVGVFISIVLELCGVKSLSFAVGAYLPLSTTLPIFIGGLIRGAVDKKAGKAASAEEEELGRGNLFATGLVAGGAVAGVIIAILSGFDGPAAALAKVNAEHGLTRVLHEDGYYILGTLAFATMAFVLYRVGLSKNKE, from the coding sequence ATGTCAGAAAAATCATCATTCAAACCCTTTGTGCCGGATGAGGCACGTATGGCTGAATTCACATTAAAATCGGTGTTAACCGGCGCTGCTTTTGGGATCATCTTTGGCGCCGCTACGGTTTACCTGGCCCTGAAGGCCGGATTGACCGTTTCAGCCTCCATCCCCATAGCAGTGATCGCCATTACATTAGGACGAAAGTTTTTAAAAACCACTATCCTGGAGAATAACATCATACAAACGACAGGGTCAGCAGGCGAAAGTATCGCCTCGGGCGTGGTGTTTACCCTTCCGGGATTTTTATTTTTGAGTGATGGAAGTGGCGCCCAATTCTTTAATTATATGACCATCTTAACGTTGGCGATCATTGGGGGCATCCTCGGCACCCTGATGATGATCCCCCTGCGCCGGTCTTTGATCGTTAATGAACATAAAACCCTGCCCTATCCCGAAGGAACTGCCTGCGCAGATGTACTGAAGGCCGGAGAAAAAGGCGGCGATTTTGCCAAGACCGCTTTCTGGGGCCTGGGCTTTGCCTTTGTATATGCCGTGTTGCAAAAGATCGTACACGTTATTGCCGAAACGCCGTCGTTTATAACTAAACAGACCAACAAATTCTTTCCTTCAGCCAGGGTAAGCGGCGAGATCACACCCGAATACCTCGGTGTCGGATATATTATCGGACCCAGGATTGCGGGGGTACTGGTAGCAGGAGGCGTGCTGGCATGGCTTGTGCTGATTCCGCTGTTATCTTCTGTTGTTTCACCGGAACTCATCGCAGCACAACAGGTAAAACTGGGGTATCTCACCAATATAGGTGCTGCAGGCGGTAAAGGGGGCTGGGATCCGGCAGCAAAAACATTTGGCGATTTTTCATCGGCTATTTATTACGCCTATATCCGGCAGATCGGCGCGGGCGCCGTGGCGGCAGGAGGTTTTATTACCTTGTTAAAAACGATACCCACTATCATCGCTTCATTTAAAGGAAGCCTGGGCTCCATCAAAGGGGGTGCCGCAGCGGAAACAACGGTGAAAAGAACCGAGCGCGACCTGAGCATGAAAGTTGTCGGCTTTGGCAGCCTGGCCCTGGTACTGTTGATCGCTTTATTGCCCCAGATACCCGGAAATACCATTTTTCAAAAACTGCTGATCGGCATCTTGGTGGTTATTTTCGGAGCCTTCTTCGTTACGGTTTCCTCAAGGATCGTGGGGCTCATCGGATCATCCAATAACCCGGTAAGCGGCATGACCATCGCCACGTTAATGGGCACCTGTCTTATTTTTATTGCGGTAGGATGGAGCGGGAAAGCCTATGAGCCGATGGCACTGGTGGTTGGTGGCCTCATCTGTATTGCCGCCGCCAACGCAGGGGCGACTTCTCAGGATCTGAAGACCGGCTACATCATTGGGGCCACGCCAAAATATCAGCAAATAGCGTTATTTGTAGGGGTTGTTGTGGCTTCCATTGTGATAGGATTTACCGTAAACTTCCTGGATAAGCCTACTGCTGCCATGGTGGCAAAAGGCATTACCGGCCACGCTATCGGGTCAGAAGCTTATCCGGCCCCGCAGGGAACCCTTATGGCAACGTTAGCCCGCGGAATTTTGTCGTTCAATTTGGACTGGCAGTTTGTACTGGTAGGTGTTTTTATTTCAATAGTGCTGGAGCTTTGTGGCGTAAAGTCGCTGAGCTTTGCTGTAGGTGCGTACCTGCCGCTTTCTACCACGCTCCCTATTTTTATCGGAGGGTTAATAAGAGGCGCTGTAGACAAAAAAGCCGGCAAGGCCGCAAGTGCTGAAGAAGAAGAACTGGGCCGCGGCAATCTTTTTGCAACCGGGCTCGTAGCCGGAGGCGCCGTTGCCGGAGTGATCATCGCGATCCTGTCCGGATTTGACGGGCCTGCAGCCGCATTAGCTAAGGTCAATGCAGAGCACGGGCTCACCCGGGTCTTGCACGAAGACGGTTATTATATTTTGGGAACACTGGCCTTCGCAACAATGGCCTTTGTGCTTTACCGCGTAGGTTTATCAAAGAATAAAGAGTAA
- a CDS encoding GyrI-like domain-containing protein: MEKSDLTKIYRSYFTAKTQPELVTIAPAQFLSIIGKGDPSGDSFKKHIEALYSTVYTIKFAFKTQGKDFVVSKLEGLWWFDESRFGTPAASETPLAIPRSEWEYRLLIRLPEFITKKEVQNAQEVVLLKKRLIEAQYLELFEMNEGLCVQVLHQGPFTTEPGSLKKIIAFTEERRLTRNGLHHEIYLSDFRRTKPDQLKTILREPVKYFWPGKR, encoded by the coding sequence ATGGAAAAATCAGATCTCACCAAAATCTACCGTTCCTATTTCACCGCAAAAACACAGCCGGAACTTGTTACAATAGCGCCCGCTCAATTTCTTTCCATTATTGGTAAAGGCGACCCTTCGGGCGACAGTTTTAAAAAACATATCGAAGCATTGTATTCTACCGTCTATACGATCAAATTTGCATTTAAAACACAAGGAAAAGATTTTGTGGTTTCAAAGCTGGAGGGACTCTGGTGGTTTGACGAAAGCCGGTTTGGAACACCCGCCGCTTCGGAAACGCCGTTAGCTATTCCGCGCAGCGAATGGGAATACCGCCTGCTGATACGGCTGCCGGAGTTTATCACAAAAAAGGAAGTACAGAACGCCCAGGAAGTTGTGCTACTAAAAAAGCGGTTGATCGAAGCTCAGTATCTTGAATTATTTGAAATGAATGAAGGACTTTGCGTGCAGGTACTGCACCAGGGGCCTTTTACTACAGAACCCGGATCATTAAAAAAAATTATTGCCTTTACAGAAGAACGGCGGCTCACCCGCAACGGCCTGCATCATGAAATTTATTTATCAGATTTCAGAAGAACGAAGCCGGATCAGCTTAAAACCATTTTGAGGGAGCCGGTAAAATATTTTTGGCCGGGAAAGCGGTAA
- a CDS encoding hydroxypyruvate isomerase family protein has protein sequence MNRRSFVKNNVLTATALGMGTGLWARSSGTTAAADKPFNLDYAPHDGMFANSAGKDFLDQIKYMYERGFRSIEDNGMTSRTPEMQTKIGEALAKLGMHMGVFVLPKGGNGANTLATKKQEHIDIFLDGCRKSVETAKRCGGKLTTVVPGDFDRRLPLDIQTANVVEALRKGAAILEPHGIVMVLEPLSDTPDLFLRTSAQTYAICKAVNSPSCKILYDIYHMQKNEGNLITNMGLAWEEIGYVQIGDNPGRKEPTTGEINYKNVFKWLHEKGYKGILGMEHGISQPGKAGEDRLIAAYRESDAFM, from the coding sequence ATGAATCGCAGAAGCTTTGTAAAGAATAATGTTTTAACGGCAACCGCGCTGGGTATGGGCACGGGCCTGTGGGCGCGGTCTTCCGGAACTACGGCTGCCGCCGATAAACCCTTTAACCTGGACTATGCTCCCCATGATGGGATGTTTGCCAATAGCGCCGGTAAGGATTTTCTGGATCAGATAAAATATATGTACGAAAGGGGGTTCCGCTCCATTGAGGATAATGGCATGACCAGCCGCACGCCCGAAATGCAAACAAAAATAGGCGAAGCGCTGGCGAAGCTGGGGATGCATATGGGTGTTTTTGTTTTGCCCAAGGGAGGGAACGGCGCTAATACGTTGGCCACCAAAAAGCAGGAGCATATTGATATATTTCTTGACGGTTGCCGCAAATCCGTGGAAACGGCCAAGCGTTGCGGGGGTAAATTAACTACGGTGGTTCCCGGGGATTTTGACCGCAGGTTACCACTGGATATTCAAACGGCGAATGTGGTGGAAGCATTGCGCAAAGGCGCTGCGATCCTGGAGCCGCATGGTATTGTAATGGTCCTGGAACCGTTGAGCGATACGCCCGATCTTTTTTTAAGAACATCGGCGCAAACTTATGCGATCTGCAAAGCGGTGAACAGTCCTTCCTGCAAGATCCTGTATGATATTTATCACATGCAGAAAAACGAAGGCAACCTGATCACCAATATGGGCCTGGCCTGGGAGGAGATCGGTTATGTCCAGATCGGTGATAACCCCGGAAGAAAAGAACCCACTACCGGGGAGATCAATTATAAGAATGTGTTTAAATGGTTACACGAAAAAGGGTATAAAGGTATCCTGGGTATGGAACATGGTATCTCTCAACCCGGAAAAGCCGGTGAAGACAGGCTAATTGCGGCTTACCGGGAAAGTGATGCGTTTATGTAA
- a CDS encoding formylglycine-generating enzyme family protein — MKQMIAAVLCLSTALLNAQDKKDAPFQKYEQTISGSDVKFTMVPIPAGSFKMGRNAKDPGKDADELPPVTVKLDAFYMGEKEVTFDEYVLYLNDESLGQNVDADAVTRPTTPYIDLTLGMGKEGGFPANSMQQRAAIMYCKWLYAKTGVFYRLPTEAEWEYAARAGAEGPWFFGADEKQLGDYAWYEKNSDGKYHKAGLKKPNPWGLYDIYGNVAEWVLDQYQADYYTTLGKEATNPVRIPETRHPRIVRGGSYKDDAPELRSAKRTQSDPIWNRRDPQIPKSKWWNADAPFVGFRLVRPAKQPDKETIEKFFSTYIL; from the coding sequence ATGAAACAGATGATTGCCGCAGTTTTGTGCCTCAGTACTGCCCTCCTTAATGCCCAGGACAAGAAAGACGCCCCTTTTCAGAAATATGAGCAAACGATCTCCGGGTCTGATGTAAAATTCACCATGGTGCCCATCCCCGCAGGGAGTTTTAAAATGGGCCGTAATGCCAAAGATCCCGGCAAGGATGCCGACGAATTGCCACCGGTAACCGTAAAACTGGATGCCTTTTATATGGGCGAAAAAGAGGTCACCTTCGACGAATATGTATTGTACCTTAATGATGAAAGCCTCGGTCAGAATGTAGATGCGGATGCCGTTACCCGGCCTACCACGCCTTATATCGATCTGACCCTGGGTATGGGAAAAGAAGGTGGCTTTCCCGCCAACAGCATGCAGCAACGCGCGGCAATTATGTACTGCAAATGGCTTTATGCAAAAACAGGCGTCTTTTACCGGTTACCTACAGAAGCGGAATGGGAATACGCTGCACGCGCGGGTGCCGAAGGTCCCTGGTTTTTTGGAGCAGATGAAAAACAACTGGGCGATTATGCCTGGTACGAAAAAAACAGTGATGGCAAATACCACAAAGCCGGTCTGAAAAAGCCCAACCCCTGGGGACTGTATGATATTTATGGTAATGTTGCTGAATGGGTGCTGGATCAATACCAGGCTGATTATTATACAACATTGGGCAAGGAAGCTACCAACCCGGTGCGTATTCCCGAAACCCGCCACCCGCGCATTGTACGGGGTGGCAGTTATAAAGACGATGCCCCGGAGCTGCGCAGCGCCAAACGAACCCAATCGGATCCCATCTGGAACCGCCGCGACCCCCAGATACCTAAAAGCAAATGGTGGAATGCTGATGCGCCTTTTGTAGGCTTCCGGCTGGTACGCCCGGCCAAACAACCCGATAAAGAAACTATTGAAAAGTTCTTCTCAACCTACATTTTGTAA
- a CDS encoding Gfo/Idh/MocA family protein — MSNKTTRRDFVKNGSLIAGGLLVAPSLGNINFFSGAKGEIKIALIGCGGRGTGAVTQALSTKQNVKLVAMADAFRDRLDGCYKTITAKDMSDSGLKGNLLSKINVPEENKFVGFDAYKKAIALADVVILTTPPGFRPIHFEEAVKQNKHIFSEKPMATDPAGIKKVLDAAAIAKQKKLNVVVGLQRRYQDSYRELFKRKDMIGDIISGQVWWNNSGVWVKQREPQQTEMEYQMRNWYYFNWLCGDHINEQHIHNIDVMNWFMEGHPVKAQGMGGRQVRTGKQYGEIYDHHYVEFHYADGTILNSQCRHIPGTMSKVDELIVGTKGSIFGDASVIKDRSGKVLFSFDKKGGERNPYQTEHDELFEAVAKGEYKFSNADYGATSTMTSIMGRMATYSGQVIEWDKAINSGIDIMPKEYSFTATPPVLPNADGFYPVAMPGKTKYFS, encoded by the coding sequence ATGAGCAACAAAACAACAAGAAGAGATTTTGTAAAAAACGGATCGCTGATCGCCGGCGGTCTTTTGGTTGCCCCATCCCTGGGTAACATCAACTTTTTTTCCGGAGCCAAAGGAGAAATAAAGATAGCCCTTATCGGCTGCGGTGGCCGGGGTACCGGAGCGGTAACACAGGCTTTATCAACAAAGCAGAATGTGAAGTTAGTGGCTATGGCCGATGCGTTCAGGGATCGCCTGGATGGATGTTATAAGACCATCACCGCAAAAGATATGTCGGACAGTGGTTTGAAGGGAAACCTGCTCAGCAAGATCAATGTGCCCGAAGAAAATAAATTTGTCGGATTCGATGCGTATAAAAAAGCAATAGCATTGGCCGATGTGGTTATTCTTACTACACCGCCGGGCTTTCGGCCCATCCATTTTGAAGAAGCTGTAAAACAGAATAAACATATTTTCTCGGAAAAACCGATGGCAACCGATCCCGCAGGTATAAAAAAAGTGCTGGATGCGGCAGCAATTGCCAAGCAGAAAAAACTGAATGTGGTGGTAGGACTGCAACGCCGCTACCAGGATTCTTACCGCGAATTATTTAAGCGCAAAGACATGATCGGTGACATCATTTCCGGGCAGGTGTGGTGGAACAACTCCGGCGTTTGGGTAAAACAACGCGAACCCCAACAAACGGAAATGGAATACCAGATGCGCAACTGGTATTATTTTAACTGGCTTTGCGGCGATCATATCAACGAACAGCACATCCACAATATTGATGTAATGAACTGGTTTATGGAAGGGCATCCCGTTAAAGCACAGGGCATGGGTGGCCGCCAGGTAAGAACCGGGAAACAATACGGCGAAATTTACGACCACCATTATGTAGAGTTCCATTATGCCGACGGAACGATCCTGAACAGCCAGTGCCGTCATATTCCGGGCACCATGAGCAAGGTGGATGAATTGATCGTTGGCACAAAGGGCTCGATATTTGGCGATGCGTCTGTGATCAAAGACCGCTCGGGAAAAGTGCTGTTCAGCTTCGACAAAAAGGGAGGCGAACGCAATCCTTATCAAACGGAACATGACGAGCTGTTCGAAGCGGTAGCTAAAGGCGAGTATAAATTTTCGAATGCAGATTACGGCGCCACCAGCACCATGACTTCCATTATGGGTCGGATGGCAACCTATAGCGGCCAGGTGATTGAATGGGATAAGGCAATCAACTCCGGCATTGATATTATGCCCAAAGAATACAGCTTTACAGCAACGCCTCCCGTATTGCCTAATGCAGACGGTTTTTACCCCGTTGCCATGCCGGGCAAAACGAAATATTTTTCGTAA
- a CDS encoding superoxide dismutase yields the protein MAFTLPALPYAFDALEPHIDKETMEIHHDRHHKAYVDNLNKAVEGTENATKSLDELVKNAGSISAAVRNNGGGHWNHSFFWEILGPNGGGAPSGKLADAINATFGSLDGLKEKVNTAGATRFGSGWAWLIVKDGKLEVTSTPNQDNPLMDVAEVKGTPILGVDVWEHAYYLKYQNKRPDYLKAFWNAVNWKKVEELFEAA from the coding sequence ATGGCATTTACACTACCAGCCCTCCCTTATGCATTTGATGCACTGGAGCCGCACATTGACAAGGAAACAATGGAAATCCATCACGACAGGCACCACAAAGCGTATGTTGATAATTTAAATAAGGCGGTTGAAGGAACGGAGAACGCAACTAAATCGTTGGATGAATTAGTAAAAAATGCGGGGAGTATTTCTGCGGCGGTTCGGAACAATGGTGGTGGCCATTGGAACCACTCTTTTTTCTGGGAGATTCTTGGTCCCAATGGCGGTGGCGCTCCTTCCGGTAAATTAGCGGATGCCATCAATGCAACCTTTGGTTCACTGGACGGATTAAAAGAAAAAGTGAATACTGCCGGCGCTACCCGTTTTGGAAGCGGCTGGGCCTGGCTGATCGTTAAGGATGGCAAGCTGGAAGTAACTTCAACCCCCAACCAGGATAACCCGCTTATGGATGTGGCTGAAGTAAAAGGTACGCCCATTTTAGGAGTAGATGTGTGGGAACACGCGTACTACTTAAAATACCAGAACAAACGCCCGGATTATTTAAAAGCCTTCTGGAACGCGGTGAACTGGAAGAAGGTGGAGGAACTCTTTGAAGCCGCTTAA